One Brachybacterium aquaticum genomic region harbors:
- the folP gene encoding dihydropteroate synthase, with translation MNNGYDESPTGRPPEVDVTVSLPSEPVLSAPEALPATVAAATAGAAGAAVETAVRTAPQPRPLPDTRRRVLVMGIVNRTQDSFFDEGRTFGLDAAVAAGIAAADEGADLVDVGGVKFAPGEPLPVAEEIDRVVPVVAALRAELPAHVLLSVDTFHADVAEAAIEVGADLINDTTGLSDPRMAPVVARTGASLVITHSVAEPRRPFLRPRYDDVVEEVRDFLAARVERALEAGVSRDRLIVDPGPDLNKNTLQTLELLRDWQEYASLGLPLLAALSRKDFVGESLGLAKEERLEGSLAAAAWVMRKGARILRVHDVRATVRMVRMCEILAGWREPEGPLVHNV, from the coding sequence ATGAACAACGGGTACGACGAGAGTCCGACGGGGCGTCCTCCCGAGGTGGACGTCACTGTATCGCTCCCCTCCGAGCCGGTGCTGAGCGCTCCGGAAGCGCTGCCCGCGACCGTCGCAGCGGCCACCGCAGGGGCAGCAGGGGCAGCCGTGGAGACGGCCGTGAGGACCGCCCCGCAGCCCCGCCCGCTGCCGGACACCCGGCGCCGGGTCCTGGTGATGGGGATCGTCAACCGCACCCAGGACTCCTTCTTCGACGAGGGCCGCACCTTCGGGCTGGACGCCGCGGTCGCCGCGGGGATCGCCGCGGCCGACGAGGGCGCGGACCTCGTGGACGTGGGCGGGGTGAAGTTCGCCCCCGGCGAGCCGCTGCCGGTGGCCGAGGAGATCGACCGGGTGGTCCCCGTCGTCGCCGCGCTGCGCGCCGAGCTGCCCGCGCACGTGCTGCTCTCGGTGGACACCTTCCACGCGGACGTCGCCGAGGCCGCGATCGAGGTGGGCGCGGACCTCATCAACGACACCACCGGTCTGTCGGACCCGCGGATGGCGCCGGTCGTCGCGCGCACGGGCGCCTCGCTCGTGATCACCCACTCGGTCGCCGAGCCGCGCAGGCCCTTCCTCCGCCCCCGCTACGACGACGTGGTCGAGGAGGTGCGCGACTTCCTCGCCGCCCGCGTGGAGCGGGCGCTCGAGGCCGGGGTCTCCCGCGACCGGCTGATCGTCGATCCCGGTCCGGACCTGAACAAGAACACGCTCCAGACCCTCGAGCTTCTGCGCGACTGGCAGGAGTACGCCTCCCTGGGCCTGCCGCTGCTCGCGGCCCTGTCGCGCAAGGACTTCGTGGGCGAGAGCTTGGGGCTGGCGAAGGAGGAGCGCCTGGAAGGCTCTCTCGCCGCGGCGGCCTGGGTGATGCGCAAGGGAGCGCGGATCCTGCGGGTCCACGACGTGCGCGCGACCGTGCGGATGGTGCGGATGTGCGAGATCCTCGCCGGCTGGCGCG
- a CDS encoding NAD-dependent epimerase/dehydratase family protein: MKIVVAGGDGFCGWPTALYLSQKGHDVTIVDNLVRREIDVELGSNSMTPILPLEERVAAWKEVSGKDIEVRIADLTDYDAVASVFQETQPEAFVHFAEHRSAPYSMIDREHAIENHRNNVEGTLNVLWAIKDFAPDCHLVKLGTMGEYGQPNIDIEEGWIEIEHKGRKDRLPFPKAPGSFYHLTKVHDSDNIMFACRIWGIRATDLNQGVVYGLETDETRLDPRLVNRFDYDAVFGTALNRFIIQAAIGHDLTVYGNGSQTRGYLDIQDTVRCIELACENPAERGEFKVYNQFTEQFSVKELAEKVQKVGSDLGLDVKIAPTENPRVEKYDHYYNAVHTNLLDLGLEPHLLTDEHIAEVLKAAQENVDRVKRELVMPTVTWK, encoded by the coding sequence ATGAAGATCGTCGTCGCCGGCGGAGATGGATTCTGCGGCTGGCCCACCGCCCTGTACCTGTCCCAGAAGGGGCACGACGTCACGATCGTCGACAACCTGGTGCGCCGCGAGATCGATGTGGAGCTCGGCTCGAACTCCATGACCCCGATCCTGCCGCTCGAGGAGCGCGTGGCCGCGTGGAAGGAGGTCTCCGGCAAGGACATCGAGGTCCGCATCGCCGACCTCACCGACTACGACGCCGTCGCCTCGGTCTTCCAGGAGACCCAGCCCGAGGCCTTCGTGCACTTCGCCGAGCACCGCTCCGCGCCGTACTCGATGATCGACCGCGAGCACGCGATCGAGAACCACCGCAACAACGTCGAGGGCACCCTGAACGTCCTGTGGGCGATCAAGGACTTCGCCCCGGACTGCCACCTCGTCAAGCTCGGCACCATGGGCGAGTACGGCCAGCCGAACATCGACATCGAGGAGGGCTGGATCGAGATCGAGCACAAGGGCCGCAAGGACCGCCTGCCGTTCCCGAAGGCCCCCGGCTCCTTCTACCACCTCACCAAGGTGCACGACAGCGACAACATCATGTTCGCCTGCCGCATCTGGGGCATCCGCGCCACCGACCTCAACCAGGGCGTCGTCTACGGCCTGGAGACCGACGAGACCCGCCTGGACCCGCGCCTGGTCAACCGTTTCGACTACGACGCCGTGTTCGGCACCGCCCTGAACCGCTTCATCATCCAGGCGGCCATCGGCCACGACCTCACCGTCTACGGCAACGGCTCCCAGACCCGCGGCTACCTGGACATCCAGGACACCGTGCGCTGCATCGAGCTGGCCTGCGAGAACCCCGCCGAGCGCGGCGAGTTCAAGGTGTACAACCAGTTCACCGAGCAGTTCTCCGTCAAGGAGCTCGCCGAGAAGGTGCAGAAGGTCGGGAGCGACCTCGGCCTGGACGTGAAGATCGCCCCGACCGAGAACCCGCGCGTGGAGAAGTACGACCACTACTACAACGCGGTGCACACCAACCTGCTGGACCTGGGCCTGGAGCCGCACCTGCTGACCGACGAGCACATCGCCGAGGTCCTCAAGGCCGCCCAGGAGAACGTGGACCGGGTCAAGCGCGAGCTGGTCATGCCCACCGTCACCTGGAAGTGA
- a CDS encoding glycosyltransferase: protein MKIAIVTETFLPSVDGVVTRLRHAVERFVDLGHEVMVIAPDLGVTEHHGARVVGVRPVTLPFYKHRRFTLPTPTVDGIIRGFHPDVVHAAQPLLLASSGAFAAHRQRIPLVASYHTHIPRYLDLYRAWKWGKPAVWWQIKRNHAMADLNIATSETMKQELAAHGIQDLHVVRRGVDTEQFHPRFASEAMRDRLTGGHPEKKLLVFVGRLAAEKEIHTLRPMMERRDDVALAIVGDGPYRGELEALFKGTATRFPGFMEGNELASAFASSDAFVFPSVTETLGLVILEGMASGLPVVAARSGPTLEQVTDGVDGLLFDSGNEASLDAALTRLGDPVLRESIRGAARAEAEKYSWDNASDDLLRYYEMAIEKHRAGRDG, encoded by the coding sequence GTGAAGATCGCGATCGTCACGGAGACCTTCCTGCCCTCCGTCGACGGCGTGGTGACGCGTCTGCGCCACGCCGTCGAGCGGTTCGTGGACCTGGGGCACGAGGTCATGGTCATCGCGCCCGACCTCGGCGTCACCGAGCACCACGGGGCGCGGGTGGTGGGCGTGCGCCCGGTGACCCTGCCGTTCTACAAGCACCGGCGCTTCACCCTGCCCACCCCCACCGTGGACGGCATCATCCGCGGCTTCCACCCGGACGTCGTCCACGCCGCCCAGCCGCTGCTGCTGGCGTCCTCCGGCGCCTTCGCCGCGCACCGTCAGCGGATCCCGCTGGTGGCCAGCTACCACACCCACATTCCCCGCTACCTGGACCTGTACCGGGCGTGGAAGTGGGGCAAGCCGGCCGTGTGGTGGCAGATCAAGCGCAACCACGCCATGGCCGACCTCAACATCGCCACCTCGGAGACGATGAAGCAGGAGCTGGCCGCCCACGGCATCCAGGACCTGCACGTGGTGCGCCGCGGCGTGGACACTGAGCAGTTCCATCCCCGCTTCGCCTCCGAGGCGATGCGCGACCGCCTCACCGGCGGGCACCCGGAGAAGAAGCTGCTGGTGTTCGTGGGGCGGCTCGCGGCGGAGAAGGAGATCCACACGCTCCGCCCGATGATGGAGCGCCGGGACGATGTGGCGCTCGCGATCGTGGGCGACGGCCCCTACCGCGGCGAGCTCGAGGCGCTGTTCAAGGGCACCGCCACCCGTTTCCCCGGCTTCATGGAGGGCAACGAGCTGGCCAGCGCCTTCGCGAGCTCCGACGCCTTCGTGTTCCCCTCGGTCACCGAGACCCTGGGTCTGGTGATCCTCGAGGGCATGGCCTCCGGCCTGCCCGTGGTCGCCGCCCGGTCGGGCCCCACGCTCGAGCAGGTCACCGACGGGGTGGACGGGCTGCTGTTCGACTCGGGGAACGAGGCGAGCCTCGATGCCGCCCTCACCCGGCTCGGCGATCCCGTGCTGCGCGAGAGCATCCGCGGCGCCGCCCGCGCCGAGGCGGAGAAGTACTCCTGGGACAACGCCTCGGACGACCTGCTGCGCTACTACGAGATGGCGATCGAGAAGCATCGCGCGGGTCGGGATGGCTGA
- a CDS encoding GNAT family N-acetyltransferase: protein MADGTVSPDGTAGPVDAVGSGDTVGAAGTAGGESRTRAVPTGALAPLAPVTLAGHGVRLEPLAEEHVDGLRAAVADGDIHRLPFAPHVPAPEDVADSVRALRGEVAAGTRLAWAVIDERAVIDERAGAVDGAGTTGASGAADGRVVGLTTFMNLALADRGLEIGNTYLAGSAQRSHVNTAMKVLLLGYAFDELECLRVEFRVHHLNLASRRAVERLGAQQDGILRAHRILPDGSVRHTVVYSIIAPEWPGVRAMLEGRLNR from the coding sequence ATGGCTGACGGCACCGTCAGTCCGGACGGCACTGCCGGCCCGGTCGACGCCGTCGGCTCCGGTGACACTGTCGGCGCGGCCGGCACCGCCGGTGGGGAGTCGCGCACCCGCGCGGTCCCTACCGGCGCTCTGGCCCCGCTCGCGCCGGTGACCCTTGCAGGGCACGGCGTGCGGCTCGAGCCCCTGGCCGAGGAGCACGTCGACGGGCTGCGGGCCGCCGTGGCCGATGGGGACATCCACCGCCTCCCCTTCGCCCCGCACGTCCCCGCGCCGGAGGACGTCGCGGACTCCGTCCGCGCCCTGCGGGGCGAGGTCGCCGCGGGCACCCGCCTCGCCTGGGCGGTCATCGACGAGCGGGCGGTCATTGACGAGCGCGCGGGTGCGGTCGACGGGGCCGGCACGACGGGTGCGTCAGGCGCGGCCGACGGGCGCGTGGTCGGGCTGACCACGTTCATGAACCTCGCCCTCGCGGACCGCGGTCTCGAGATCGGCAACACCTACCTCGCCGGCTCCGCGCAGCGCAGCCACGTCAACACCGCGATGAAGGTCCTGCTGCTCGGCTACGCCTTCGACGAGCTCGAGTGCCTGCGCGTGGAGTTCCGCGTCCACCACCTCAACCTCGCCTCGCGCCGCGCCGTGGAGCGGCTCGGGGCCCAGCAGGACGGGATCCTGCGCGCCCATCGGATCCTGCCCGACGGCTCGGTGCGGCACACGGTCGTGTACTCGATCATCGCCCCCGAGTGGCCGGGTGTCCGGGCGATGCTGGAGGGCCGGCTCAACCGCTGA
- a CDS encoding pentapeptide repeat-containing protein, which produces MRRPAATRRPVLTPPDPGVLEPAEASDLDAQLRLEGLSLHDADLSDRDLTGLVLDECELVGAIAERTVLTHARLLTTRIERLTAPVLDAARSTWRDVEITGSRLGALDAFEAELRTVRLAGCKVDWLSLRGAVLEDVLLEDCTLEELDLTGATATRVALDRCRVGRIVVAGSRLQDVDLRGLEIGEIDDVSGLAGATLAPHQVAAMADAFAGQLGVRIEG; this is translated from the coding sequence ATGCGCCGTCCCGCCGCCACCCGCCGTCCCGTCCTCACCCCGCCGGATCCGGGGGTGCTGGAGCCGGCGGAGGCCTCCGACCTCGACGCCCAGCTGCGCCTGGAGGGTCTGAGCCTCCACGACGCGGACCTCTCCGACCGCGACCTCACCGGTCTTGTGCTGGACGAGTGCGAGCTGGTGGGCGCGATCGCGGAGCGCACGGTCCTCACCCATGCCCGGCTGCTCACCACCCGGATCGAGCGCCTGACCGCGCCGGTGCTGGACGCGGCCCGATCCACCTGGCGGGACGTGGAGATCACCGGGTCGCGCCTGGGGGCGCTGGACGCCTTCGAGGCGGAGCTGCGCACGGTGCGGCTCGCCGGGTGCAAGGTGGACTGGCTGAGCCTGCGCGGGGCGGTGCTGGAGGACGTGCTGCTCGAGGACTGCACGCTCGAGGAGCTGGACCTCACCGGCGCGACCGCGACCCGCGTGGCGCTGGACCGCTGCCGGGTGGGCCGGATCGTGGTGGCCGGCTCCCGCCTGCAGGACGTGGACCTGCGGGGCCTGGAGATCGGAGAGATCGACGACGTCTCCGGCCTCGCAGGGGCCACGCTCGCCCCGCACCAGGTCGCCGCGATGGCCGACGCCTTCGCCGGGCAGCTCGGGGTACGGATCGAGGGGTGA
- a CDS encoding methyltransferase family protein, whose translation MRVPRIPPPVLALAGLLAQHLLARGRRVTAASGAVGLAGALDSGALALGGDLIFHRAGTTISPVTPSDATVLVTSGPFAVSRNPIYAGLLGLLVSNAIARRSAAALLPAAAFTVLIDRVQIPAEEEALKVVFGAPYEQYLREVPRWGRIGPLGR comes from the coding sequence ATGCGTGTCCCGAGGATCCCCCCACCCGTCCTGGCGCTCGCCGGACTGCTCGCCCAGCACCTGCTGGCCCGCGGGAGACGCGTCACCGCCGCGTCCGGGGCCGTCGGCTTGGCGGGGGCACTCGACTCCGGGGCGCTCGCGCTCGGCGGGGACCTGATCTTCCACCGCGCCGGCACCACGATCAGCCCCGTCACCCCATCCGACGCGACCGTGCTGGTGACGTCCGGGCCCTTCGCCGTCTCTCGCAACCCGATCTATGCGGGGCTGCTCGGGCTGCTGGTCTCGAACGCGATCGCGCGGCGCAGTGCGGCGGCGCTCCTGCCCGCCGCGGCGTTCACGGTGCTCATTGACCGGGTCCAGATCCCTGCCGAGGAGGAGGCGCTGAAGGTCGTGTTCGGTGCGCCGTACGAGCAGTACCTGCGCGAGGTGCCGCGGTGGGGGAGGATCGGGCCGCTCGGGCGGTGA
- a CDS encoding HNH endonuclease produces the protein MTASAQEFEPGPEDPSRQLLDALRAAGPRALAEMLGNQTHVLAALAAEPEDLLDPGAHATTDFSELVARLHEQAAALEVLEARAMVALADATHRELRAEEEARAAQEAGDQPSPAQLEKRAYRTTVRDLSMATRRSPSGAGRTLAARRRLVESMPTILGAMNDGRLRPENAHFAARAVGPLTPAQREEVDRRLGARLPYLGDGGSAEWEREVGRQIEKVDPAGQARRHQHARRSRSVTVRRGQHGMATLSAHIPGLDAARIRKRLSREAERRRAQGDRRGHQAIQADALVDTLLGRDTGMETTELDIGVIITDRALLDPAAGDIAQIEGYGPVPAEAVREEMREALAARRARMDELLGEDGALGEDGPELRAVLRRLYTHPTTGELVAVESVARAFPAALARYLLWRDVTCRGPHCDAPIRQSDHIVPHSRGGPTSLDNGQGLCGFCNDKEQQTRSVTREDDPEHPGHRVTWISRTGITATTGAEALTEPVGESMPGAGPELPDQSEPPDVQEPPDVPDPSADGSDETGPSP, from the coding sequence ATGACCGCATCCGCACAGGAGTTCGAGCCCGGGCCGGAGGATCCCTCCCGGCAGCTGCTCGATGCCCTGCGCGCAGCAGGTCCCCGAGCGCTCGCCGAGATGCTCGGCAACCAGACCCACGTCCTGGCCGCCCTCGCCGCCGAGCCCGAGGACCTGCTGGACCCGGGCGCCCACGCCACGACCGACTTCTCCGAGCTCGTCGCACGGCTGCACGAGCAGGCCGCCGCCCTCGAGGTGCTCGAGGCCCGGGCCATGGTCGCGCTCGCCGATGCGACACATCGCGAGCTGCGCGCCGAGGAGGAGGCCCGGGCCGCGCAGGAGGCCGGAGACCAGCCCAGTCCCGCCCAGCTCGAGAAGCGGGCCTACCGCACGACGGTCCGGGACCTCTCCATGGCCACGCGCCGCTCACCCTCGGGCGCGGGGCGCACCCTCGCGGCCCGGCGCCGACTGGTCGAGTCGATGCCCACGATCCTCGGGGCGATGAACGACGGACGGCTCCGTCCCGAGAACGCCCATTTCGCAGCCCGCGCCGTCGGCCCGCTCACCCCCGCTCAGCGCGAGGAGGTGGACCGGCGGCTCGGCGCTCGCCTCCCGTACCTGGGCGACGGCGGCAGCGCCGAGTGGGAGCGCGAGGTGGGCCGGCAGATCGAGAAGGTCGACCCCGCCGGCCAGGCCCGCCGACACCAGCACGCCCGCCGCTCCCGCAGCGTCACCGTGCGCCGCGGACAGCACGGCATGGCGACCCTCTCCGCCCACATCCCGGGCCTCGACGCGGCGCGGATCCGCAAGCGCCTCTCCCGCGAGGCCGAGCGGCGCCGCGCCCAGGGCGACCGGCGCGGCCACCAGGCCATCCAGGCGGACGCCCTCGTCGACACCCTCCTCGGCCGTGACACCGGGATGGAGACCACCGAGCTCGACATCGGCGTCATCATCACCGACCGCGCCCTGCTGGACCCCGCCGCCGGCGACATCGCCCAGATCGAGGGGTACGGCCCCGTCCCCGCCGAGGCGGTGCGCGAGGAGATGCGCGAGGCGCTCGCCGCGCGGCGCGCCCGCATGGACGAGTTGCTCGGCGAGGACGGAGCGTTGGGTGAGGACGGACCCGAGCTGCGCGCGGTGCTCCGCCGGCTCTACACCCATCCGACGACCGGGGAGCTGGTCGCCGTCGAGTCCGTCGCCCGCGCCTTCCCCGCGGCGCTCGCCCGCTACCTGCTGTGGCGCGACGTCACCTGCCGCGGCCCGCACTGCGACGCCCCGATCCGCCAGAGCGACCACATCGTCCCCCACAGCCGGGGCGGTCCGACGAGCCTGGACAACGGCCAGGGGCTGTGCGGCTTCTGCAACGACAAGGAGCAGCAGACCCGCAGCGTGACCCGAGAGGACGATCCGGAGCACCCGGGACACCGGGTCACCTGGATCAGCCGCACCGGCATCACCGCGACCACCGGCGCGGAGGCACTGACGGAGCCGGTGGGCGAGTCGATGCCGGGGGCGGGACCGGAGCTGCCGGACCAGTCGGAGCCGCCCGACGTGCAGGAGCCGCCGGACGTGCCGGACCCGTCGGCCGACGGGAGCGACGAGACCGGACCCAGCCCGTGA
- a CDS encoding WD40 repeat domain-containing protein: MAGRRGERRSGAVPRRRWLVGASALPAALMLGGCGPSGLPGLPGLPGLPGLPGLRPRSAPGYCLGPDEEVPEEATQTVPDGVIVDPRPPDEKYRFVSDTLALSPDGTMLAASETWDHVQLGLAEAQGVVLWDTASGQVLRRIVPPRTGLLAWHPDGDRLAIGSGRIVSIVDLEGTLQVNLLGHELPRHNTASIRALAFSPDGRTLVSSGSDGAVRLWALEVDACAPGSVLHPGERTTGALSWSPDGSVLAIGGTNSSSEGDGPNPVELWDPGTGRRSEVLGEPAGIVFAQGFAADGSLVVVTDEPAAMTVRSPDGSLSDAPVTASTWFADLAVGPGARVALLGDDELLLWDRGSGEESRLEVDHGVGGMCWSADEQELFCLSETEGVMAWDGSRWRVFDLP, from the coding sequence GTGGCCGGGCGCCGGGGTGAGCGCAGGAGCGGCGCGGTTCCGCGTCGGCGATGGCTCGTCGGTGCCTCTGCCCTCCCCGCCGCGCTGATGCTCGGCGGCTGCGGCCCGAGCGGTCTGCCCGGCCTGCCCGGCCTGCCCGGCCTACCCGGACTGCCCGGACTCCGGCCCCGCAGCGCCCCCGGGTACTGCCTGGGCCCTGACGAGGAGGTGCCGGAGGAGGCGACGCAGACCGTCCCGGACGGGGTGATCGTCGACCCGCGGCCGCCGGACGAGAAGTACCGCTTCGTCTCCGACACGCTCGCGCTCTCCCCGGACGGCACGATGCTCGCCGCCTCCGAGACGTGGGACCACGTGCAGCTGGGGCTGGCCGAGGCGCAGGGGGTCGTCCTGTGGGACACGGCGAGCGGTCAGGTGCTGCGGCGCATCGTCCCGCCACGCACGGGCCTGCTCGCCTGGCACCCGGACGGGGACCGGCTCGCCATCGGGTCCGGTCGCATTGTGTCCATCGTGGACCTCGAGGGGACGCTGCAGGTGAACCTCCTCGGCCACGAACTGCCGAGGCACAACACTGCGTCGATCCGTGCCCTTGCGTTCAGCCCCGACGGGCGGACCCTCGTCTCCTCCGGCTCCGACGGCGCGGTGCGGCTGTGGGCCCTGGAGGTGGATGCCTGCGCACCAGGCTCCGTGCTGCACCCCGGCGAGCGCACCACCGGTGCCCTGAGCTGGTCGCCCGACGGGAGCGTGCTCGCCATCGGCGGCACGAACAGCAGCTCCGAGGGCGACGGTCCGAATCCCGTCGAGCTGTGGGACCCCGGAACGGGGCGCCGCTCCGAGGTCCTCGGCGAGCCGGCCGGGATCGTGTTCGCTCAGGGGTTCGCGGCCGACGGTTCGCTGGTCGTGGTCACCGACGAGCCCGCCGCCATGACGGTTCGGTCTCCGGACGGCAGCCTGAGCGACGCTCCCGTGACCGCGTCGACCTGGTTCGCGGATCTCGCCGTCGGTCCCGGAGCCCGGGTCGCTCTGCTCGGGGACGACGAGCTGCTGCTGTGGGATCGCGGCTCGGGCGAGGAGAGCCGGCTCGAGGTCGACCACGGGGTGGGCGGCATGTGCTGGTCCGCGGACGAGCAGGAGCTGTTCTGCCTGAGTGAGACCGAAGGGGTCATGGCGTGGGACGGGAGCAGGTGGCGGGTGTTCGACCTGCCCTGA
- the hemL gene encoding glutamate-1-semialdehyde 2,1-aminomutase has translation MTPSTTLSGDLFDRARRVIPSGVNSPVRAFGSVGGTPPFLTSAKGALLTDADGNEYVDLVGSWGPMILGHAHDGVVEAVREAAGRGLSFGAPQAGEVSLVEEVVRRIGPVQQLRLVNSGTEATMSALRVARAATSRDVVVKFAGCYHGHVDALLAEAGSGVATFAMPGSAGVTASTARDTVVLPYGDREAVTALFAERGDEIAAVITEAAPANMGVVPPREQDGTGFNRFLAETAHAAGALLISDEVLTGFRAGKEGYYGIDGDGWAPDLMTFGKVIGGGLPVGAFGGREDLMALLAPSGPVYQAGTLSGNPLATAAGLATFAGLDDAAYRVLDEASVALRGLVADALTTAGVPHVIQTAGTLFSVFFRDAPVETYEDAKAQDTEAFTRFFHAMLDGGVYLPPSAFEAWFVSTAHTPAVLDRIAEVLPVAARAAAQSAAKPAAKD, from the coding sequence ATGACCCCCTCGACCACCCTCTCCGGCGATCTCTTCGACCGCGCTCGGCGCGTCATCCCCTCCGGGGTGAACTCGCCCGTGCGCGCCTTCGGCTCCGTCGGCGGCACGCCGCCGTTCCTCACCAGCGCGAAGGGCGCGCTGCTCACCGACGCCGACGGGAACGAGTACGTGGACCTGGTCGGCTCCTGGGGTCCGATGATCCTCGGCCACGCCCATGACGGCGTGGTCGAGGCGGTGCGGGAGGCGGCCGGTCGCGGGCTGTCCTTCGGCGCCCCGCAGGCCGGGGAGGTGTCCCTCGTCGAGGAGGTCGTGCGCCGCATCGGCCCCGTCCAGCAGCTGCGCCTGGTCAACTCCGGCACCGAGGCGACGATGAGCGCGCTGCGCGTGGCGCGCGCCGCCACCTCCCGCGACGTGGTCGTGAAGTTCGCCGGCTGCTACCACGGGCACGTGGACGCCCTGCTCGCCGAGGCAGGCAGCGGGGTCGCGACCTTCGCGATGCCGGGCTCGGCCGGGGTCACCGCCTCCACCGCCCGCGACACCGTGGTGCTGCCCTACGGCGACCGCGAGGCCGTCACCGCCCTGTTCGCCGAGCGCGGCGACGAGATCGCCGCGGTCATCACCGAGGCGGCGCCCGCGAACATGGGCGTGGTCCCGCCGCGGGAGCAGGACGGCACCGGCTTCAACCGCTTCCTCGCCGAGACCGCGCACGCCGCCGGCGCGCTGCTGATCAGCGACGAGGTCCTCACCGGCTTCCGCGCCGGCAAGGAGGGCTACTACGGGATCGACGGCGACGGCTGGGCCCCCGACCTGATGACCTTCGGCAAGGTCATCGGCGGCGGCCTGCCCGTCGGCGCGTTCGGCGGGCGCGAGGACCTGATGGCGCTGCTGGCCCCGTCCGGTCCCGTCTACCAGGCCGGCACCCTGTCCGGGAACCCGCTGGCGACCGCGGCGGGGCTGGCGACCTTCGCGGGCCTGGACGACGCCGCGTACCGGGTCCTCGACGAGGCGTCGGTGGCGCTGCGCGGCCTGGTCGCCGATGCGCTCACCACCGCCGGGGTCCCGCACGTCATCCAGACCGCCGGGACGCTGTTCTCGGTGTTCTTCCGCGACGCACCGGTGGAGACCTACGAGGACGCGAAGGCACAGGACACCGAGGCGTTCACCCGCTTCTTCCACGCGATGCTGGACGGCGGGGTGTACCTGCCGCCCTCGGCCTTCGAGGCGTGGTTCGTCTCCACCGCCCACACCCCCGCGGTGCTGGACCGGATCGCCGAGGTGCTGCCGGTGGCGGCGCGGGCAGCGGCTCAGTCGGCGGCGAAGCCGGCGGCGAAGGACTGA
- the hemB gene encoding porphobilinogen synthase — translation MTQPTLPGPIDRPRRLRSSAAMRSLVREHALRPADLVLPMFVREGASENKPVTSMPGVEQHTMDSLVRAATEAAERGVGGVMLFGVPEHKDAVGSGATDPDGILNRALARLRAELGDRTVIMADLCLDEFTDHGHCGVLDADGRVDNDATLLRYREMALAQAEAGAHLLGPSGMMDGQIAAIRDALDAEGHLETALYAYTAKYASAFYGPFREAVDSSLQGDRRTYQQDPANGREALRELELDVAEGADLVMVKPGLPYLDVLRDVAAASPVPVGAYQVSGEYAMIEAAAANGWIDRDRTVLESLLAFRRAGASTVLTYYASEVAGWFADGLPAHLREFA, via the coding sequence ATGACCCAGCCGACCCTCCCCGGACCGATCGACCGCCCCCGCCGCCTGCGCAGCAGCGCCGCGATGCGCTCCCTGGTGCGCGAGCACGCCCTCCGCCCCGCCGACCTCGTGCTGCCGATGTTCGTGCGCGAGGGCGCGAGCGAGAACAAGCCCGTGACCTCGATGCCCGGCGTCGAGCAGCACACGATGGACTCCCTGGTCCGCGCCGCGACCGAGGCGGCCGAGCGCGGCGTCGGCGGCGTGATGCTCTTCGGCGTGCCCGAGCACAAGGACGCCGTCGGCTCCGGCGCCACCGACCCGGACGGGATCCTCAACCGGGCGCTGGCCCGCCTGCGCGCGGAGCTCGGCGATCGGACCGTGATCATGGCGGACCTGTGCCTGGACGAGTTCACCGACCACGGCCACTGCGGCGTGCTCGACGCCGACGGCCGGGTCGACAACGACGCGACGCTCCTGCGCTACCGCGAGATGGCCCTCGCGCAGGCCGAGGCCGGCGCTCACCTGCTGGGCCCGTCGGGGATGATGGACGGCCAGATCGCCGCGATCCGCGACGCGCTCGATGCCGAGGGCCATCTCGAGACCGCGCTCTACGCCTACACCGCGAAGTACGCCTCCGCCTTCTACGGCCCGTTCCGCGAGGCCGTGGACTCGTCCCTGCAGGGGGATCGCCGCACCTACCAGCAGGATCCCGCCAACGGCCGCGAGGCTCTGCGCGAGCTGGAGCTCGACGTCGCCGAGGGCGCCGACCTCGTCATGGTCAAGCCCGGCCTGCCCTATCTCGACGTGCTGAGGGACGTCGCCGCCGCCTCCCCCGTCCCCGTCGGCGCCTACCAGGTCTCCGGCGAGTACGCGATGATCGAGGCGGCTGCGGCGAACGGCTGGATCGACCGCGACCGCACCGTGCTCGAGTCACTGCTGGCCTTCCGCCGCGCCGGCGCCTCGACCGTCCTGACCTACTACGCGAGCGAGGTCGCCGGCTGGTTTGCGGACGGCCTGCCCGCGCACCTGCGCGAGTTCGCCTGA